From Melanotaenia boesemani isolate fMelBoe1 chromosome 12, fMelBoe1.pri, whole genome shotgun sequence, a single genomic window includes:
- the irs2b gene encoding insulin receptor substrate 2 has product MASPPNTGDQSLLASNANNNVKKFGYLKKQKHGHKRFFILKEPSEGFPARLEYYESEKKWKNKSAAKRVISLDSCLNISKRADAKNKFLIALYTKDEYFAVAAENEQEQEGWYRALTDLMAEGKVYDGSASNSASSLVGFDEASYGVITPVVAAYKEVWQVNLKSRGLGQSRNLTGVYRLCLSSRTISFVKLNSEVASVILQLMNIRRCGHSDSFFFIEVGRSAAIGPGELWMQADDSVVAQNIHETILEAMKAMKELSEFRPRSKSQSSGTNPISVPTRRHLNNLPPSQTGLPRRSRTDSMAATSPVSKCSSCRIRTASEGDGTMTRPMLVTGSPLSPGVHRTLLSRSHTITARPSLTFESSTLQHSKSMSMPLSHSPPVPTTCTGNISSCPDSTVPRPSSCSASFSGSPSDAGFISCEEYGSSPADARDLRLPLTLRSNTPESLKADTPPSRDGSELDGYMVMERQIQNGNRRLAELEKVYRKRTYSLTTPRQQRRPPQVSSASLDEYTLMRATYTSGSQSSLRCHTASPKGNGLEDYRDVHISSNSLHGDSGYMPMMPGVAPQTPGSKDDPYMPMSPMCVSAPKQIINPRSHFSPAGLAPRTDSPGSVSLEDSGYMPMWCGNKMSVENTDGKPNNAEYLYMSPVDTLVSLTPPDYILSPSGDLHLQHRQPYSYCSLPRSLKGHSQRSGSADTDQYVVMSLQRQRIEEESNYCPISPGESVVSSSPETPGTPSSVPSPLRLARIDGGLVHRSRVCRPTRLALESLRTLPCMSEHPLPSEPRSPGEYINIDFSSSAHIQLASAASESSQSSGSLICAERGSPSLSDYANIEINTLVHQARGSSSEGCLKHTPEALTCPSLVSTQQDSQGDEEEEEEKRIEGQVMARGIVEERPLQEQGSPACQPAPVKDDYAEMTFGPPAPLPDSCSANVAPLPTSPTACVKKLSLESSIVHVVPPVPAESFLLGAPLLSVTVVDPDRGAKVIRADLQGRRRHSSETFSSTTTVTPVCPSFAHDTKRHSSASVENVSRTVRGSEEPSEDYSSSMCRETSAGYQNGLNYIALNLMEGNFGGCRLGGCDELLRFKTACGCKGGLNGFNTNPYASMGFKETTAAAVKE; this is encoded by the exons ATGGCGAGTCCGCCAAACACGGGCGATCAGTCGTTATTGGCCAGTAACGCGAACAACAATGTTAAGAAATTTGGATATTTGAAGAAGCAGAAACACGGACACAAacgctttttcattttaaaggagCCGAGCGAAGGTTTCCCTGCCCGGCTGGAGTACTACGAGAGTGagaagaaatggaaaaacaaatcgGCCGCAAAGAGAGTTATTTCTCTGGACAGCTGCCTCAATATCAGCAAGAGAGCGGACGCAAAAAACAAATTTCTTATTGCTCTTTATACCAAGGACGAGTATTTTGCCGTGGCGGCGGAAAACGAGCAAGAACAGGAGGGCTGGTACAGGGCGCTTACGGATTTAATGGCAGAGGGGAAAGTCTATGACGGATCGGCGTCCAACTCCGCGTCCTCGCTGGTTGGCTTCGATGAAGCGAGCTACGGTGTAATAACACCGGTGGTCGCCGCCTACAAGGAGGTATGGCAAGTAAATCTGAAATCCAGGGGACTCGGACAGAGCAGAAATTTGACCGGGGTTTACAGGCTCTGTCTCTCCAGCCGGACAATCAGCTTCGTTAAGCTCAACTCAGAGGTTGCTTCAGTTATTTTACAGCTGATGAACATCCGGAGGTGCGGCCACTCCGACAGCTTTTTCTTCATTGAGGTTGGTCGCTCTGCAGCCATCGGTCCAGGGGAGCTGTGGATGCAAGCTGACGACTCTGTGGTGGCTCAAAATATACACGAAACTATCTTGGAGGCGATGAAAGCTATGAAGGAACTGTCGGAGTTCCGCCCGCGCAGCAAGAGCCAGTCGTCTGGTACAAACCCCATCTCTGTGCCCACGCGGAGACACCTGAACAATCTCCCCCCAAGCCAGACCGGGCTCCCCCGGCGATCACGCACTGACAGCATGGCTGCAACCTCCCCAGTGAGCAAATGCTCATCCTGTCGAATACGCACGGCCAGCGAGGGCGATGGCACCATGACACGCCCAATGTTAGTCACGGGGAGCCCCCTCAGCCCAGGGGTTCACAGGACCCTCCTGAGCAGATCTCACACCATTACAGCACGCCCCTCTTTAACATTTGAGTCTTCTACCCTCCAGCACAGTAAGTCCATGTCTATGCCCCTGTCTCATTCACCACCTGTGCCCACCACTTGCACAGGGAATATTTCCTCCTGTCCGGACAGCACTGTCCCCCGCCCTTCTAGCTGCAGTGCGTCCTTCTCAGGCTCCCCAAGTGATGCAGGTTTCATATCATGTGAGGAGTATGGCTCCAGCCCTGCAGATGCACGAGACCTCAGGTTACCTCTAACCCTGCGCAGCAACACTCCAGAGTCTCTCAAAGCAGACACCCCACCCTCCAGGGATGGCAGTGAGCTTGATGGCTACATGGTGATGGAGCGGCAAATTCAGAATGGCAACCGGCGGTTAGCAGAGCTGGAAAAGGTTTATCGAAAGCGCACATATTCTCTCACTACCCCCCGCCAGCAGAGACGCCCCCCACAAGtgtcctcagcctccctggatGAGTATACGCTTATGAGAGCCACATACACCAGTGGAAGCCAGTCTTCTCTGAGGTGTCACACTGCCTCCCCTAAAGGAAATGGACTTGAGGATTACAGGGATGTTCATATCAGCTCTAACAGTCTCCATGGCGACAGTGGCTACATGCCTATGATGCCTGGTGTGGCACCTCAAACACCGGGGTCCAAGGATGACCCTTACATGCCCATGAGCCCTATGTGTGTTTCTGCTCCAAAGCAGATCATCAACCCTCGTTCGCACTTCTCTCCTGCTGGGCTGGCCCCACGCACAGACTCCCCCGGGAGTGTGTCTCTGGAGGACAGTGGTTACATGCCAATGTGGTGTGGAAACAAGATGTCAGTGGAGAATACTGATGGAAAGCCCAACAATGCAGAGTACCTGTACATGTCTCCTGTTGACACTCTGGTGTCTCTAACACCCCCAGACTACATTCTCAGCCCTTCTGGAGATCTCCACCTCCAGCACAGACAACCTTACTCTTACTGCTCTCTACCAAGATCACTTAAAGGGCATTCTCAACGCAGTGGGTCTGCTGACACAGATCAGTATGTGGTGATGAGTTTGCAGAGACAACGTATAGAAGAGGAGTCAAACTACTGTCCCATCTCTCCAGGGGAATCTGTAGTGAGTAGCTCCCCAGAAACTCCAGGCACTCCATCCTCTGTTCCATCTCCTCTCAGACTGGCTAGGATAGATGGTGGTCTGGTACACCGCAGTAGGGTGTGTCGGCCCACCCGCCTGGCTCTGGAATCCCTCAGAACGCTACCATGTATGAGTGAACATCCTCTTCCCTCAGAGCCACGCAGTCCCGGAGAGTACATCAACATAGATTTTAGCAGTTCTGCTCATATCCAGCTGGCATCTGCAGCGTCAGAGAGTTCTCAGTCGTCTGGGAGTTTAATATGTGCAGAGAGGGGATCCCCGTCACTCTCAGACTATGCTAACATTGAGATCAACACTCTGGTTCACCAAGCCAGGGGTTCCTCCTCTGAAGGGTgtttaaaacacacacctgaagcTTTGACTTGCCCCAGTCTGGTGAGCACACAGCAGGATTCACAGggagatgaggaagaagaggaggaaaaaagaataGAGGGCCAAGTGATGGCGAGGGGGATAGTGGAGGAACGTCCCCTCCAAGAGCAGGGGAGCCCGGCGTGCCAGCCTGCTCCGGTCAAAGACGACTATGCTGAGATGACCTTTGGTCCTCCTGCCCCTTTACCTGATTCCTGCAGTGCTAATGTTGCTCCCCTCCCCACCAGCCCCACTGCTTGTGTCAAAAAACTCAGCCTTGAGAGCAGCATAGTTCATGTGGTACCCCCTGTGCCTGCAGAGTCTTTTCTCTTGGGAGCTCCTTTGCTATCAGTCACAGTCGTGGATCCAGACAGGGGGGCTAAAGTTATCCGGGCTGACCTTCAGGGGCGTCGGCGCCACAGTTCTGAGACCTTCTCCTCTACCACCACGGTCACACCTGTGTGTCCATCGTTTGCCCACGACACCAAACGTCACAGCTCTGCCTCTGTGGAGAATGTGTCCCGCACTGTTCGCGGCTCAGAGGAGCCTAGTGAGGACTATAGCAGCTCCATGTGCAGGGAAACTTCAGCTGGTTATCAAAATGGACTCAACTACATTGCCTTAAACTTGATGGAGGGAAACTTCGGGGGATGCAGGTTAGGAGGCTGCGATGAACTCCTGAGGTTCAAGACAGCCTGTGGCTGCAAGGGGGGTCTGAATGGTTTCAACACTAACCCTTATGCCAGCATGGGATTCAAGGagactactgctgctgctgtgaaag agtGA